From one Streptomyces spiramyceticus genomic stretch:
- a CDS encoding AI-2E family transporter, which translates to MSAQPQPQPQPGWLGRMGAGLTRIGERLNARRAEAEADAEAEAGAVPGAGVLASGAPDTGIDHVPAPPSYAPAVAARPDPVAAVPWGMRVAAEAGWRLLVLAGTLWVLMRIISAVQLVVLAFVAALLVTAMLQPTVARLKRIGLPRGLATAVTAILGFVIMGLVGWFVVWQVMENIDNLSDRLKDGIEETKRWLLNSPFHVTEDQINDIAKNLSDAVGTNTEAITSAGLQGVTVMVEVLTGILLAMFSTLFLLYDGKRIWEWSLKLVPAQARPGVAGAGPRAWRTLTAYVRGTVIVALIDAIFIGLGIYFLDVPMAVPLAVFIFLFAFIPLVGAVMSGALAVVVALVTQGVFTALMVLVVVLAVQQIEGHVLQPFILGRAVRVHPLAVVLAVAAGGLVAGIGGAVVAVPLVAVTNTVVGYLRAYSMEAAMRAAPEPEGAAGVEVAPVAPAASSSPEH; encoded by the coding sequence ATGTCTGCACAGCCACAGCCACAGCCACAGCCGGGATGGCTCGGCCGGATGGGCGCCGGGCTGACCCGGATAGGAGAGCGCCTGAACGCGCGCCGCGCCGAGGCCGAGGCCGACGCCGAGGCGGAAGCCGGCGCCGTGCCCGGTGCCGGCGTGCTCGCATCCGGCGCCCCGGACACCGGCATCGATCACGTCCCCGCGCCGCCCTCCTACGCCCCCGCCGTCGCCGCCAGGCCCGACCCGGTCGCCGCTGTCCCGTGGGGGATGCGCGTCGCGGCCGAGGCGGGCTGGCGGCTGCTCGTACTGGCGGGCACGCTCTGGGTGCTGATGAGGATCATCAGTGCCGTACAGCTGGTGGTCCTCGCCTTCGTCGCGGCCCTGCTCGTCACGGCGATGCTCCAGCCGACGGTCGCCCGCCTGAAGAGGATCGGCCTGCCGCGCGGCCTCGCCACCGCCGTCACCGCGATCCTCGGCTTCGTGATCATGGGCCTGGTCGGCTGGTTCGTGGTGTGGCAGGTCATGGAGAACATCGACAACCTCTCCGACCGCCTCAAGGACGGCATCGAGGAGACCAAGCGCTGGCTGCTCAACAGCCCGTTCCATGTCACCGAAGACCAGATCAACGACATCGCGAAGAATCTGAGCGACGCGGTCGGCACCAACACAGAGGCGATCACCTCGGCGGGCCTCCAGGGCGTCACCGTGATGGTCGAGGTCCTCACCGGCATACTGCTCGCGATGTTCTCGACGCTCTTCCTGCTGTACGACGGGAAGCGCATCTGGGAGTGGTCGCTGAAGCTGGTCCCGGCCCAGGCCCGGCCCGGCGTCGCGGGGGCGGGTCCGCGCGCGTGGCGCACCCTCACCGCGTACGTGCGGGGCACGGTGATAGTGGCCCTGATCGACGCGATCTTCATCGGACTCGGGATCTACTTCCTCGACGTCCCGATGGCGGTGCCGCTCGCCGTCTTCATCTTCCTGTTCGCGTTCATCCCGCTGGTCGGCGCGGTGATGTCGGGGGCCCTGGCGGTCGTCGTCGCGCTGGTGACCCAGGGCGTCTTCACGGCGCTGATGGTGCTGGTGGTCGTACTGGCCGTACAGCAGATCGAGGGCCACGTACTCCAGCCGTTCATCCTCGGCCGCGCGGTGCGGGTGCATCCCCTGGCCGTCGTCCTCGCGGTCGCGGCGGGCGGCCTGGTCGCCGGCATCGGCGGCGCGGTGGTGGCGGTGCCGCTGGTGGCGGTGACCAATACGGTGGTCGGCTACTTGCGGGCCTACAGCATGGAGGCGGCGATGCGGGCGGCGCCGGAGCCGGAGGGCGCTGCGGGGGTGGAGGTGGCGCCGGTGGCCCCGGCGGCGAGCTCATCGCCGGAGCACTGA
- a CDS encoding Uma2 family endonuclease gives MSAAAVEQPPNAEPSTLLEAANQLMEQNPGFRVEIIGGVIIVTPPPDIPHARVLNKLVRPFFAAGLDDGETEVFQGVGVWLPTGPEDYAIPDLVVVDADIDEHHIESNCYDPACFRLVLEVTSSNYNNDLKNKVAAYADANIPVYVIVDRKNDRVHVLTDPAPGTYENHTLHARGQQVTLPDSIGAKVTLDVTALLQAGQHKG, from the coding sequence ATGTCTGCAGCAGCAGTCGAGCAGCCCCCCAACGCGGAACCGTCGACCCTGCTCGAAGCTGCCAATCAGCTCATGGAGCAGAACCCCGGCTTCCGCGTCGAGATCATCGGAGGCGTCATCATCGTGACCCCGCCCCCGGACATCCCCCACGCACGCGTGCTGAACAAGCTCGTGCGCCCCTTTTTTGCAGCGGGCCTCGATGACGGAGAGACAGAGGTCTTTCAGGGAGTTGGCGTATGGCTGCCGACCGGTCCGGAGGACTATGCGATCCCCGACCTCGTCGTGGTCGACGCCGACATCGACGAACACCACATCGAGAGCAACTGCTACGACCCCGCCTGCTTCCGCCTGGTCCTGGAAGTCACCTCCAGCAACTACAACAACGACCTCAAGAACAAGGTCGCCGCATACGCCGACGCCAACATCCCGGTCTATGTGATCGTCGACCGCAAGAACGACCGGGTCCACGTCCTGACGGACCCAGCCCCCGGCACGTACGAAAACCACACGCTGCACGCCCGGGGCCAGCAGGTCACCCTGCCCGATTCGATCGGCGCCAAGGTCACCCTCGACGTCACCGCGCTCCTGCAGGCCGGGCAGCACAAAGGCTGA
- a CDS encoding alkyl hydroperoxide reductase yields the protein MALDELKSAVPDYAKDLRLNLGSVIGNSDLPQQQLWGTVLACAIASRSPKVLRELEPEAKANLSAEAYTAAKSAAAVMAMNNVFYRTRHLLSDPEYGTLRAGLRMNVIGNPGVEKVDFELWSLAVSAINGCGQCLDSHEQVLRKAGVERDTIQEAFKIAAVIQAVGVTLDSEASLADA from the coding sequence ATGGCCCTCGACGAGCTGAAGTCCGCCGTACCGGACTACGCCAAGGACCTGCGCCTGAACCTCGGCTCGGTCATCGGCAACAGCGACCTCCCGCAGCAGCAGCTGTGGGGCACGGTCCTGGCCTGCGCGATCGCTTCGCGCTCGCCGAAGGTGCTGCGTGAGCTGGAGCCGGAGGCGAAGGCCAACCTCTCCGCCGAGGCCTACACCGCGGCGAAGTCCGCGGCCGCGGTCATGGCGATGAACAACGTCTTCTACCGCACGCGCCACCTGCTCTCCGACCCGGAGTACGGGACGCTGCGCGCCGGTCTGCGGATGAACGTCATCGGCAACCCGGGCGTCGAGAAGGTCGACTTCGAGCTGTGGTCGCTCGCGGTCTCCGCGATAAACGGCTGCGGCCAGTGCCTGGACTCGCACGAGCAGGTGCTGCGCAAGGCGGGTGTCGAGCGCGACACCATCCAGGAGGCGTTCAAGATCGCCGCGGTGATCCAGGCCGTCGGCGTGACCCTCGACTCCGAGGCCAGCCTCGCCGACGCCTGA
- a CDS encoding peroxiredoxin, whose amino-acid sequence MLTVGDQFPTYDLTACVSLETGKEFEQINHKSYEGKWRVVFAWPKDFTFVCPTEIAAFGKLNDEFADRDAQVLGFSGDSEFVHHAWRKDHPDLTDLPFPMLADSKHELMRDLGIEGEDGFAQRAVFIVDPNNEIQFTMVTAGSVGRNPKEVLRVLDALQTDELCPCNWTKGENTLDPVALLAGE is encoded by the coding sequence GTGCTCACTGTTGGTGACCAGTTCCCCACGTACGACCTCACTGCCTGTGTCTCCCTGGAGACCGGCAAGGAGTTCGAGCAGATCAACCACAAGTCCTACGAGGGCAAGTGGCGCGTCGTCTTCGCGTGGCCCAAGGACTTCACCTTCGTCTGCCCGACCGAGATCGCCGCTTTCGGCAAGCTGAACGACGAGTTCGCCGACCGTGACGCGCAGGTCCTCGGCTTCTCCGGCGACTCCGAGTTCGTGCACCACGCCTGGCGCAAGGACCACCCGGACCTGACGGACCTGCCCTTCCCGATGCTGGCCGACTCGAAGCACGAGCTCATGCGTGACCTCGGCATCGAGGGCGAGGACGGCTTCGCGCAGCGCGCCGTCTTCATCGTCGACCCGAACAACGAGATCCAGTTCACGATGGTGACCGCCGGTTCCGTGGGCCGTAACCCCAAGGAGGTCCTCCGGGTCCTCGACGCGCTCCAGACCGACGAGCTGTGCCCGTGCAACTGGACCAAGGGCGAGAACACCCTCGACCCGGTCGCACTGCTGGCCGGTGAGTGA
- a CDS encoding hydrogen peroxide-inducible genes activator, with the protein MNRGKQPTLAQLRAFAAVAEYLHFRDAAAAIGMSQPALSGAVSALEETLGVQLVERTTRKVLLSPAGERLAVRAKAVLDAVGELLEEAEAVRAPFTGVLRLGVIPTVAPYLLPTVLTLVHERYPDLDLQVHEEQTSSLLEGLAAGRLDLLLLAVPLGVPGVTELPLFDEDFVLVTPQNHWLGGRGDIPRDALKELHLLLLDEGHCLRDQALDICREAGRTEGAPVTTTAAGLSTLVQLVAGGLGVTLLPRTAVRVETDRNDQLVTGYFADPAPSRRVALAMRAGAARQSEFETFAQALREAMRRLPVRVVAGGAG; encoded by the coding sequence ATGAACAGGGGCAAGCAGCCCACCTTGGCGCAGCTGCGCGCCTTCGCCGCCGTCGCCGAGTATCTGCACTTCCGGGACGCGGCCGCCGCGATCGGCATGAGCCAGCCGGCGCTCTCCGGGGCGGTCTCCGCGCTGGAGGAAACCCTGGGTGTTCAGCTCGTTGAGCGTACGACGCGCAAGGTGCTGCTCTCTCCGGCGGGGGAGCGTCTCGCGGTGCGGGCCAAGGCGGTGCTCGATGCGGTCGGTGAGTTGCTGGAGGAGGCCGAGGCGGTACGGGCGCCCTTCACGGGGGTGCTCAGGCTCGGGGTGATCCCGACCGTGGCGCCGTATCTGCTGCCGACGGTGCTCACGCTCGTACACGAGAGGTATCCGGACCTGGACCTTCAGGTGCACGAGGAACAGACGTCCTCGCTGCTGGAGGGGCTGGCCGCAGGGCGGCTCGACCTGCTGCTGCTCGCGGTGCCGCTCGGGGTGCCGGGGGTGACCGAACTGCCCCTGTTCGACGAGGACTTCGTGCTGGTCACGCCGCAGAACCACTGGCTGGGCGGGCGCGGTGACATTCCGCGCGACGCGCTCAAGGAACTGCATCTGCTGCTGCTGGACGAGGGGCACTGTCTGCGCGACCAGGCGCTCGACATCTGCCGCGAGGCGGGTCGTACGGAGGGTGCGCCGGTCACGACGACCGCGGCGGGCCTGTCCACGCTCGTGCAGCTGGTCGCGGGCGGGCTCGGGGTGACGCTGCTGCCGCGCACGGCGGTCAGGGTCGAGACGGACCGCAACGACCAGCTGGTCACCGGCTACTTCGCCGACCCGGCGCCGTCGCGGCGCGTAGCGCTGGCGATGCGGGCGGGGGCGGCGCGGCAGAGCGAGTTCGAGACGTTCGCGCAGGCGCTGCGTGAGGCGATGAGGCGGCTGCCGGTGCGGGTGGTGGCGGGCGGCGCGGGGTGA
- a CDS encoding PadR family transcriptional regulator: MSIGHTLLGLLESGPRHGYDLKRTFDDKFGHDRPLHYGQVYSTMSRLLKNGLVEVDAIEPGSGPERKRYAITDAGITDVEQWLAQPEKPEPYLQSTLYTKVVLALLTGRDATHLIDTQRTEHMRMMRALTTRKRRGNLADQLICDHALFHLEADVRWLEVAAARLDKLATEVRA; this comes from the coding sequence ATGTCAATCGGCCACACCCTCCTCGGCCTCCTGGAATCCGGCCCCCGCCACGGCTACGACCTCAAACGCACCTTCGACGACAAGTTCGGCCACGACCGCCCCCTCCACTACGGGCAGGTCTACTCGACCATGTCCCGCCTCCTCAAAAACGGTCTCGTCGAAGTCGACGCCATCGAGCCCGGCAGTGGCCCCGAACGCAAGCGTTACGCCATCACCGACGCCGGCATCACCGACGTCGAGCAGTGGCTCGCCCAGCCCGAGAAGCCCGAGCCGTACCTCCAGTCGACCCTCTACACCAAGGTCGTCCTCGCCCTCCTCACCGGCCGCGACGCCACCCACCTCATCGACACCCAGCGCACCGAGCACATGCGCATGATGCGCGCTCTCACCACCCGCAAGCGCCGCGGCAACCTCGCCGACCAGCTCATCTGCGATCACGCGCTCTTCCACCTCGAAGCCGACGTGCGCTGGCTGGAAGTCGCCGCCGCGCGCCTCGACAAGCTCGCCACGGAGGTACGCGCATAA
- a CDS encoding SPFH domain-containing protein: MPAPRVRETAAHSIGGGLALLLGLLGLLAGAGLITAGATLASTGPKVALIILGILVAFAAFLAMCGLNMVAPGEARVVQLFGRYRGTIRTDGLRWVNPLTTRSKISTRIRNHETAVLKVNDAYGNPIELAAVVVWKVEDTAQATFEVDDFLEFVATQTEAAVRHIAIEYPYDAHDEDGLSLRGNAEEITEKLAVELHARVEAAGVHIIESRFTHLAYAPEIASAMLQRQQAGAVVAARKQIVEGAVGMVEMALTRIAEQDIVELDPERKAAMVSNLMVVLCGDRAAQPVLNTGTLYQ; the protein is encoded by the coding sequence ATGCCTGCGCCGCGCGTCCGGGAAACCGCCGCCCACAGCATCGGCGGCGGCCTCGCTCTCCTCCTCGGCCTGCTCGGCCTCCTCGCGGGGGCGGGCCTCATCACCGCCGGCGCGACGCTCGCCTCGACCGGCCCGAAGGTGGCCCTGATCATCCTCGGCATACTGGTCGCGTTCGCCGCCTTCCTCGCGATGTGCGGCCTCAACATGGTCGCGCCGGGCGAGGCCCGCGTTGTCCAGCTCTTCGGCCGATACCGCGGCACGATCCGCACCGACGGACTGCGCTGGGTGAACCCGCTGACCACACGGTCGAAGATCTCGACCCGGATCAGGAACCACGAGACCGCGGTCCTCAAGGTCAACGACGCCTACGGCAACCCGATCGAACTCGCGGCGGTCGTGGTCTGGAAGGTGGAGGACACGGCGCAGGCGACGTTCGAGGTCGACGACTTCCTGGAGTTCGTCGCCACCCAGACCGAGGCCGCCGTACGCCACATCGCCATCGAGTACCCGTACGACGCGCACGACGAGGACGGCCTGTCACTGCGGGGCAACGCGGAGGAGATCACCGAGAAGCTCGCGGTCGAACTGCACGCGCGGGTGGAGGCAGCCGGGGTGCACATCATCGAGTCCCGCTTCACACATCTCGCGTACGCGCCCGAGATCGCGTCGGCGATGCTTCAGCGGCAGCAGGCCGGGGCGGTTGTCGCTGCGCGCAAGCAGATCGTGGAGGGTGCGGTGGGGATGGTCGAGATGGCCCTCACCCGGATCGCCGAGCAGGACATCGTCGAGCTCGACCCGGAGCGCAAGGCGGCGATGGTCAGCAACCTGATGGTGGTGCTGTGCGGCGACCGGGCGGCGCAGCCCGTACTCAATACGGGCACCCTGTACCAGTGA
- a CDS encoding transglycosylase domain-containing protein: MGRAEARQDRKRGARRAKKKAGGIRRFFTWKKLLGTFFGLCLLLMAAFVALYVYVPVPTANAEAELQSNVYKYSNGKIMARTGKLNREIVGLDRIPKDVQTAFIAAENKNFYKDSGVDFKGTARGLLNTLTGKGKQGGSTITQQYVKNYYLTQDQTVSRKLKELVISIKVDRKQEKSEILAGYLNTNYFGRGAYGIQAAAQAYYGVDAEKLTLEQGAYLAALLQAPNQYDWALASPTSKKLVTERWNYVLDNMVEMNKLDQAERAGLKFATPMDPKGAPGMEGQTGYMVTAAKDELKKQGVSEAEFDAGGWTITLNIDQKRQQALEKAVERQLESQLDRKKSKVDETLQAGATSIDPKTGKVVALYGGVGFTKHYFSNATRSDYQPASTFKPVVLASALDSNSRTQDEEPITPNTIYDGTSRRPVEGSNTAFAPQNDLGKSYGPISVQQAMNKSVNSVFAQMLVDVGPDRVKETALNMGMEDKGGFDERPAMSLGVMGASTMDMAGVYATLDNHGKKVEPSIVKLAEHKDREGGKVEMPEPVGEQVISRSAADSVTKVLTGVVKNGTGYEANTPAFNAAGKTGTSEKNRSAWFVGYTPEISTAVALFGESPDGGKQVSLTGTANAGRANGGGFPAKIWADYTLGALGGGSDADFDLEIDEDDVYTPPPTDTPDPTPTPTTTPTTPSAPPTTPSTTPTTPSSPPPSTPSTPPTTPSFTIEPPDDGTTTGGGDTDGGTTGGDTDGTNGGSRHDDWPMRP, from the coding sequence ATGGGCCGAGCAGAAGCGAGACAGGACCGGAAGCGTGGTGCGCGCCGGGCCAAGAAGAAGGCGGGAGGCATACGCCGCTTCTTCACCTGGAAGAAGTTGCTGGGCACCTTCTTCGGGCTCTGCCTGCTCCTGATGGCTGCCTTCGTGGCCCTCTATGTGTACGTGCCCGTGCCCACGGCCAACGCCGAGGCCGAGCTGCAGAGCAACGTGTACAAGTACAGCAACGGCAAGATCATGGCCCGTACCGGCAAGCTCAACCGGGAGATCGTCGGCCTCGACCGGATACCGAAGGACGTCCAGACGGCCTTCATCGCCGCCGAGAACAAGAACTTCTACAAGGACTCCGGCGTCGACTTCAAGGGCACCGCCCGCGGCCTGCTCAACACCCTCACGGGCAAGGGCAAGCAGGGTGGCTCGACCATCACCCAGCAGTACGTCAAGAACTACTACCTGACCCAGGACCAGACGGTCTCCCGCAAGCTCAAGGAGCTTGTGATCTCCATCAAGGTGGACCGGAAGCAGGAGAAGTCGGAGATCCTTGCCGGGTACCTCAACACCAACTACTTCGGCCGCGGAGCCTACGGAATCCAGGCCGCGGCCCAGGCGTACTACGGCGTCGACGCCGAGAAGCTGACCCTTGAGCAGGGCGCGTACCTCGCCGCGCTCCTCCAGGCGCCCAATCAGTACGACTGGGCGCTGGCCAGCCCGACCAGCAAGAAGCTGGTGACCGAGCGCTGGAACTACGTACTCGACAACATGGTCGAGATGAACAAGCTCGACCAGGCCGAACGCGCCGGTCTGAAGTTCGCCACACCGATGGACCCCAAGGGCGCCCCCGGTATGGAAGGCCAGACCGGATACATGGTCACGGCGGCGAAGGACGAGCTGAAGAAGCAGGGCGTCAGCGAGGCCGAGTTCGACGCGGGTGGCTGGACGATCACGCTCAACATCGACCAGAAGCGGCAGCAGGCGCTGGAGAAGGCCGTCGAGCGGCAACTGGAGTCCCAGCTCGACCGCAAGAAGAGCAAGGTCGACGAGACCCTCCAGGCCGGCGCGACCTCGATCGACCCGAAGACCGGCAAGGTCGTGGCGCTGTACGGCGGCGTCGGGTTCACCAAGCACTATTTCTCCAACGCCACCCGCTCCGACTACCAGCCGGCCTCGACCTTCAAGCCCGTCGTCCTCGCCTCCGCCCTGGACAGCAACTCCAGGACCCAGGACGAGGAGCCGATCACGCCCAACACGATCTACGACGGCACCAGCAGGCGCCCCGTCGAGGGCAGCAACACCGCCTTCGCCCCGCAGAACGACCTGGGCAAGAGCTACGGCCCCATCTCCGTCCAGCAGGCGATGAACAAATCGGTCAACTCGGTCTTCGCGCAGATGCTCGTGGACGTCGGCCCGGACCGCGTGAAGGAGACCGCGCTCAACATGGGCATGGAGGACAAGGGCGGCTTCGACGAGCGTCCTGCCATGTCCCTCGGTGTGATGGGCGCCAGCACGATGGACATGGCGGGCGTCTACGCGACGCTCGACAACCACGGCAAGAAGGTCGAGCCGTCCATCGTGAAGCTCGCGGAGCACAAGGACCGCGAGGGCGGCAAGGTCGAGATGCCGGAGCCGGTCGGCGAGCAGGTGATCAGCCGCTCGGCGGCGGACAGCGTCACCAAGGTGCTGACCGGAGTCGTGAAGAACGGTACGGGGTACGAGGCCAACACGCCCGCCTTCAACGCGGCGGGCAAGACGGGTACTTCGGAGAAGAACCGGTCCGCCTGGTTCGTCGGTTACACCCCCGAAATCTCCACCGCCGTAGCCCTCTTCGGTGAGTCCCCGGACGGCGGCAAGCAGGTCTCCCTGACCGGTACGGCCAACGCGGGCCGCGCCAACGGTGGCGGCTTCCCGGCCAAGATCTGGGCCGACTACACCCTGGGCGCCCTGGGCGGCGGCTCGGACGCGGACTTCGACCTGGAGATCGACGAGGACGACGTCTATACGCCCCCGCCGACCGACACCCCGGACCCGACCCCTACGCCCACGACCACCCCGACGACGCCCAGTGCGCCGCCGACAACGCCGAGCACGACCCCGACGACACCGTCCAGCCCGCCCCCGTCGACGCCGAGTACGCCGCCGACGACACCGTCCTTCACGATCGAGCCGCCGGACGACGGCACCACCACCGGCGGCGGCGACACCGACGGCGGCACCACGGGCGGGGATACGGACGGCACCAATGGTGGGAGCCGGCACGACGACTGGCCCATGCGCCCCTGA
- a CDS encoding SpoIIE family protein phosphatase, which translates to MTEHQSTSHEGRRPLVARPHERTRPRQEEAHSATPGPAAVPAPATGGGVPDPAAIARSEGDRLRFVGAATRRIARGIDLDEIVLGLCRASVPTFTDAILVYLRDPLPVGDERPAVPFMLRLRRTDRLRLADDGAEELDLQAEPLPAPQLCEVRNGGALAEVLRGVRPVFGDSASARAALPDLLGDAIGVPGGRRAILAPLRGRRRVIGAAVFLRRPERPAFEANDLLVAAQLATHTALGIDKAVLYGREAYIADELQRTMLPDSLPQPTGVKLASRYLPAAETARVGGDWYDAIPLPGSRVALVVGDVMGPSMTSAAIMGQLRTTAQTLAGLDLPPQEVLHHLDEQAQRLGSDRMATCLYAVYDPVSHRITIANAGHPPPVLLHLGGRAEVLRVPPGAPIGVGGVDFEAVELDAPAGATLLLYTDGLVESRLRDVWTGIEQLRERLAATAQLTGPDHSPPLEALCDDVLDMLGPGDRDDDIALLAARFDGIAPSDVAYWFLEPEEQAPGRARRLARRALARWGLEELSDSVELLVSEVVTNAVRYAERPVTLRLLRTDVLRCEVGDDSPQLPRQRRARDTDEGGRGLFLVNRLARRWGATRLSSGKVVWFELGTRP; encoded by the coding sequence GTGACGGAGCACCAGTCCACCTCGCACGAAGGCCGGCGGCCTCTGGTCGCCAGGCCGCACGAGCGCACCCGGCCACGGCAGGAGGAGGCTCACTCGGCGACGCCAGGACCCGCGGCCGTTCCCGCGCCCGCCACCGGCGGCGGAGTGCCGGATCCCGCCGCGATTGCCCGAAGTGAGGGAGACCGGCTCCGGTTCGTGGGGGCGGCGACGCGGCGCATCGCGCGCGGCATCGACCTCGACGAGATCGTCCTCGGCCTGTGCCGGGCTTCTGTGCCGACGTTCACCGACGCGATCCTCGTCTACCTGCGCGATCCGCTGCCGGTCGGCGACGAGCGCCCCGCCGTGCCGTTCATGCTCCGCCTGCGCCGTACCGACCGGCTGCGTTTAGCCGACGACGGAGCCGAAGAGCTGGACCTGCAGGCCGAGCCGCTGCCCGCGCCCCAGCTGTGCGAGGTGCGCAACGGAGGCGCGCTCGCCGAGGTACTCAGAGGCGTACGGCCCGTATTCGGCGACTCCGCTTCCGCCCGGGCGGCCCTGCCCGACCTGCTCGGAGACGCCATAGGGGTACCGGGCGGGCGCCGCGCGATCCTCGCGCCGCTGCGCGGCCGGCGCCGGGTGATCGGCGCCGCCGTCTTCCTGCGCCGCCCCGAGCGGCCCGCCTTCGAGGCCAACGACCTACTGGTGGCCGCGCAGTTGGCGACCCACACCGCGCTCGGCATCGACAAGGCCGTGCTGTACGGGCGCGAGGCGTACATCGCCGACGAGCTCCAGCGCACCATGCTGCCGGACTCGCTGCCCCAGCCGACCGGCGTCAAGCTGGCCTCCCGCTACCTGCCGGCCGCCGAGACGGCCCGCGTCGGCGGTGACTGGTACGACGCGATCCCACTGCCCGGCAGCCGGGTCGCGCTGGTCGTCGGCGACGTCATGGGGCCCTCCATGACCTCCGCCGCGATCATGGGCCAGCTCCGCACGACGGCCCAGACCCTGGCCGGTCTCGACCTGCCGCCGCAGGAGGTCCTGCACCACCTCGACGAGCAGGCGCAGCGTCTCGGCTCGGACCGCATGGCGACCTGCCTGTACGCCGTGTACGACCCGGTCTCGCACCGGATCACCATCGCCAACGCGGGGCATCCGCCGCCCGTCCTGCTGCACCTAGGAGGCCGCGCCGAGGTGCTCCGGGTGCCGCCGGGTGCGCCCATCGGGGTCGGCGGGGTCGACTTCGAGGCGGTGGAGCTGGACGCCCCGGCGGGCGCCACGCTGCTGCTGTACACCGACGGCCTGGTCGAGTCGCGGCTGCGGGACGTGTGGACCGGCATCGAGCAGCTGCGGGAGCGTCTCGCCGCCACCGCGCAGCTGACGGGCCCCGACCACTCGCCGCCGCTGGAGGCGCTCTGCGACGACGTACTCGACATGCTCGGGCCCGGCGACCGGGACGACGACATCGCGCTGCTCGCCGCCCGCTTCGACGGCATCGCGCCGAGCGATGTCGCGTACTGGTTCCTGGAGCCGGAGGAGCAGGCCCCGGGACGGGCCCGCAGGCTGGCCCGGCGTGCGCTGGCCCGCTGGGGTCTGGAGGAGCTGAGCGACTCGGTGGAACTGCTGGTCAGCGAGGTCGTGACCAATGCGGTGCGGTACGCGGAGCGGCCCGTGACGCTGCGGCTGCTCCGTACGGACGTACTGCGCTGCGAGGTCGGTGACGACTCGCCGCAGCTGCCGAGACAGCGGCGGGCACGGGACACGGACGAGGGCGGGCGCGGTCTTTTCCTGGTGAACCGGCTGGCCAGACGGTGGGGGGCTACGCGGCTGTCGTCCGGCAAGGTGGTCTGGTTCGAGCTGGGCACGCGTCCGTAA
- a CDS encoding DUF402 domain-containing protein — MTDTAAGRARWAPGDHILWRYRGNASEQIHICRPVTVVRDTDDVLAVWMAPGTECVRPVLADGTPVHEEPLATRYTAPRTTTTSRWWGTGVLKLARPGDPWSVWLFWERGWRFKNWYVNLEEPRFRWSGGVDSEDHFLDIAVHPDRAWQWLDEDEFAQARRVGLLSAAKARRVEEAGSAAVRLIKSWDAPFRDGWEHWRPDPRWAVPELPDDWDRTPVNMAP; from the coding sequence ATGACAGATACGGCGGCGGGCAGGGCGCGTTGGGCGCCGGGGGACCACATCCTCTGGCGCTACCGCGGCAATGCCTCCGAACAGATCCACATCTGCCGCCCGGTCACCGTCGTGCGGGACACCGACGACGTGCTCGCGGTGTGGATGGCGCCGGGCACCGAGTGCGTACGGCCGGTCCTCGCGGACGGCACGCCCGTGCACGAGGAACCGCTCGCGACCCGGTACACGGCGCCGCGCACCACGACCACCTCGCGCTGGTGGGGCACGGGCGTGCTCAAGCTGGCGCGGCCCGGTGATCCGTGGTCGGTGTGGCTGTTCTGGGAACGGGGATGGCGCTTCAAGAACTGGTACGTGAACCTGGAGGAGCCCCGCTTCCGCTGGTCGGGCGGGGTCGACTCCGAGGACCACTTCCTCGACATCGCCGTCCATCCGGACCGCGCCTGGCAGTGGCTCGACGAGGACGAGTTCGCCCAGGCCCGCCGGGTCGGCCTGCTGAGCGCGGCCAAGGCCAGGCGGGTGGAGGAGGCGGGGAGTGCGGCGGTGCGTCTGATCAAGTCGTGGGATGCCCCGTTCCGCGACGGCTGGGAGCACTGGCGGCCAGATCCGCGGTGGGCTGTGCCGGAATTGCCTGATGACTGGGACCGCACCCCTGTCAACATGGCTCCATGA